CCAGCCCCTGTTGCGCATTCAGCGCGACCAGGCCGTGGCACCCACCGACTGGAACACCGCGCTTGATTTCACCGCAAAGGAATTTGCAAGGCTGATTGCCACTTACGGGCCAGACAGTGTCGGGTTTTACATCAGCGGCCAGTTGTTGACTGAAGACTATTACGTATTCAACAAGCTCGCCAAGGGGCTAATTGGCACCAACAACATCGACACCAATTCGCGCCTGTGCATGAGCAGCGCGGTCAGTGGTTACAAGCGCACCTTGGGTGCAGATGCGCCGCCTTGCAATTACGACGATTTGGCGCTGGCCGATTGCGTGTTCATCGCCGGTTCCAACATGGCGTATGCGCACCCCGTGGCTTATCGCAGGCTGGAAGCCGCGCGTGCCGCCATGCCCGGCCACAAGTTGATTGTGGTGGACCCGCGTGTCACTGACACAGCCGCCATGGCCGACCTGCATTTGAAAATCCAGCCAGGCACTGACGTGATGCTGTTCAACGCCATGCTGCACGTGATGATGCAAAACGGCTGGTTGGACATGGCCACCATCAACAAACACACGGAAGGCTTCGAGGCCATGGTCAAAGGCCTGGCCGATTACACACCGCGCCTTGCCGCCAGTGTGTGTGGAGTTCCCGAGGCGGACATTGTCACGGCCGCCACCTGGTTCGCCCAAAGCAGCAGGACACTCTCCCTGTACTGCCAAGGGTTGAACCAGGCCACCACGGGAACCGACAAGAACACGGCATTGATTGCCCTTCACCTGGCAACTGGCCACATTGGCCGGGAAGGTGCAGGCCCGTTTTCAATGACAGGCCAGCCCAATGCCATGGGCGGCCGTGAAGTGGGCGGCCTTGCCACCTTGTTGCCTGCGCACCGCGAATTGAACAACCCTGCGCACGTGGCCGAAGTGGCTGCATTCTGGGGTGTGAAGCAAATCAGCAGCACACCCGGTGCCAGTGCGGTTGAAATGTTTGACCAATTGGAGCAAGGCAAAATCAAGGCCGTGTGGGTGGCGTGTACCAACCCCGCCCATTCGCTGCCCAATTCACAAAAAGTGGCGCGTGCCCTGCAAAACGCCGAGCTGGTGGTGGTGCAAGATGCCTACCTGACACCCGCCACCGTGCACTACGCCGATGTGTTGCTGCCCGCCACTACTTGGGGCGAAAAGGAAGGCACGGTCACCAACAGCGAGCGGCGAATCAGCCGCGTGCGGGCTGCCATGCCGGCTTATGGAGAATCGAAAAACGACTGGCAAATCGTGGTGGATTTTGCGCAACGCCTTGAGCAGGAATTGCTCAAGCTGGGGGTGGAAAGTTCACGCCTTGATGGCTCACACAGAGACAGTCAGCCCACTGCGCTTGCAGGCAATGCTTTTCTGCATTACAGCTCGGTTGAAGACATTTTCAACGAGCACCGCGAAACCACGCGGGGCCGTGACCTGGACATTACCGGTTTAAGTTATGCGGTGTTGGAGACAAAAGGGCCGCAACAGTGGCCCATGCCTGAAGGTGAACCCCAAGGCAAAGCCCGCCTGTACGAAGATGGGGTGTACCCCACAGCCACAGGCCGGGCAAAGTTTGTATTTGCCCCCTATGAACCCGTTGCCGAGGAGGCTGATGCGCGTTTCCCCTGGCGATTGAACACCGGGCGCTTGCGTGACCAATGGCACGGTGGCAGCCGCACAGGCACGCTGGCCGAATTTTTTTCGCATGAAGCAGAGCCTGTTATTTCGCTGCACCCGGCCGACTTCAAACGCCTCAGCCTGACACCCAACAGTTGGGTGTCGGTGAAGTCACGCCGCGCCACTATCACGTTGCGGGCCAAGGCGGATGAATCGGTGGCCCGCAACCAGGCGGTGCTGCCCATGCACTGGGGCCCCGAGTTTTTTGGTGGCAAGGCGGGTGTGGCTGGTGTGAATGCGCTCACCACCGAGGCGTTTGACCCGTATTCCAAGCAGCCCGAATTGAAACATGCTGCAGTCAACATTCAACGCGTGCACTTGCCTTGGCAGGTGGTGGTGTTTGTTCACAGTGACAAGTGGCTAAGCCTGTGGCAGAAGGCCCGTTCAATGTATCCGCAATTTGATGCCGCGGTGTGCGTGCCTGTGGGGCGTGAACAAGCCGGTGTGTTGTTCCGTGCGGCCTGCGCAGAAGCGCCCCCCAAGGAAGTGATTGACCGCCTGCAAGCCCTGTTTGAATGTGAGGGCGGGGATGTCATGGTGTATTCCGACCCGAAAACCGGTGTGCGTCGTCGGATTGGCTTGTCTGTACACACAGCGGTGTGCACAACAGGGACAGAACAAACAGCCACCCTCGCCAAGGTGTTTCTGGCGGGCAATGTGGAATCCGAAGGCTGGCTGCGCAATTGTTTTGATGCGCAACTGGACGTTATGCCTTGGCGCAGTTTTTTGTTGGCCCCAGCCAGCCAGCCGCCGGGTGTGCAAACTGAAGCGGTGCGCATGGTGTGCAATTGCATCGGTGTTTCGCGGCAGGCCATTGAGGCGGGCATTGCCATCGCCTGCGCCAAAGAGCCGGGTGCCAGTGAAGCAGAACAACTGGCCAGCCTTCAAGGCAGTTTGAAATGTGGAACCGAATGTGGTTCCTGCGTACCTGAAATTCGCAAACTCATTCGCGCGCAGGCCAGCCTTGTTACAATAGCGCCTTAGATTCAACTTAGGTTCAACTTGAGCGCCATGCCCAACCCTGTTCACACCGAGCCGTTTTCCTGCGCCCCTTTCATCAAGGAAATTGGCCGCGGTAAAGATGGGGCACGCGGCCTGTCCCGTGAACAAGCCAAGGCCTTGTATGGTGCCATTCTGCGTGGCGAGGTGTCCGAGTTCGAATTGGGCGCCGTCCTGATCGCTTTGCGCGTCAAAGGCGAAAGCCAGGATGAACTGATCGGTTTTCTAGAAGCAATCGCCCAGCATTGGCCCACCGAAAGCGATTCCCCCCATTTTTATACTTTGCAGGCCTTGAACAGCCAGTCGATCCAAAACGGCAAGCCTGTGGTGGTTATTCCAAGTTATAACGGGGCGCGGCGCAAACCGAATTTCACACCCCTGTTGGCCGGTTTGCTGGCTCAGCAAGGTTACCCGGTGCTGGTGCATGGGCTTGAAAACGACTTCACAGGCCGTGTTACCAGTGCTCAGGTATTTTCCCACTTGAATTGGGGTGAGGTTGATTTGGCACACCCCGCGCCTGTTTATCTGCCCATGGCGCACATTTATCCCCGAATTGAAGCGCTGTTGCAAACCCGCAAAATTCTGGGTGTGCGCAGTTGTACCCACACTTTGGTCAAGCTGATGATGCCCAGTGCCTTCAGTAATGCCCTTCTGGTCACAAGTTACACGCATCCCGAATTCTGGCACCTGCAACGCGACGTGTTGTGTGCAATGGGCCACACGGCCTTGGTGTTGCGTGGTCATGAAGGAGAACCCGTGGCCGCCCCGTACCGCGCACCCCGCATGGATGGCGTCAAGGCAGGCAGTACCTGGTGCATCGCCGAACCGGAAAGCCTGTTTACCGAACAACCCGACCCCAATCCTGAAATTGACGCAGAATCAACCGCACGCCTTATCGAGGTGTGGTTGAACAATCCCCAGGAAATGCCCCACGGCTTTGCCCGCCAACTGGCCGCCATTGAAGCAGTACGCCATGCAGCAGTTTGATGTTGTTGTAATTGGCGCAGGCGCCGCAGGTTTGATGTGTGCCGCAAAGGCCGGGCAGGGTGGTTTGCGTGTGGCGTTGCTGGATCACAGTGAAAAGCTGGCCGAGAAAATCCGCATCAGCGGGGGTGGGCGCTGCAACTTCACCAATGTGAATGTGTCAGAGGAAAACTTCATTTCCGAAAATCCACGTTTTGCGCGCGCAGCGCTGGCCCGCTACACGCCGGCAGATTTCATTTCACTGGTAAAGCAGTACAACATCCCTTTTCACGAAAAGCACAAGGGCCAGTTGTTCTGCGACCGAAAAAGCGATGACATCATCGACATGCTGGCTGCCGAATGCAATGCAGGCAAGGTCAAGTGGTTTAGGCCACACAGCGTAAGCGCCGTTGAGCACGATGGCACCCAGTTCAAATTGGCAACCACTGCAGGCCCTCTTCAGGCACGCCACCTCGTGGTTGCCACCGGGGGCTTACCCGTACCTAAAATTGGCGCCACCGATTTCGGCATGAAACTGGCCAAGCAGTTTGGGCATTCACTGGTGGATCAACGCCCCGCGCTGGTCCCTTTGACTTTCGATTCCGCCCTGTGGGAACCGTTTGTCGAGCTCGCTGGCGTGGCCTTGCCCGTTTCAAGCCGGGGGAGCGAGCCTCTGGCGCCGTGGTTTGATGAAGACCTGCTGTTCACCCACCGGGGCCTCAGTGGCCCGGCCGTGTTGCAGGCTTCTACTTACTGGAACCCGGGTAAGCCGATCACCTTGAACCTGTGTGGCAAGCCTGTTGATGCTGCCGAGCTGCAAACTGAATTGCTGCAAGCCACGCTGGGGGCCCGTGCCAATGCCGACAACTGGTTTGCAGCCCAGGTTCCCCATTGGCCCAAACGTCTTGTACAGGCTTGGTTGAAGAAGCCCGAATTGCAGGCTGTGGCAGGGCGCAAAGTGGCTGAACTGGGAAAAAAACAATTGGGGCCTTTGGCGCAGGCACTTGCAGCTTGGCAGGTGGTGCCCAGTGGCACGGAAGGATACAAAAAAGCCGAGGTGATGCGTGGTGGGGTCAGTACCGCTGATTTGCAGCCCAAAACCCTCGAATCCCGAAAAATTCCTGGCCTGTATTTTATTGGCGAAGTGGTGGATGTTACCGGCTGGCTGGGTGGCTACAACTTCCAGTGGGCCTGGGCCAGTGGAACCACCGCAGCGCTTGCCATATTGGGTCAAAAATAATTGAAACCTCTTGAGGAAATCTTCTTTGCCATGGTAGTATCTTTGTCTTTGCCAGATTCTTGGCGGTAACTCTTTGCTCCTGCGCATTCGGTTTTTCAAAATTACTTTGTAAAATCAGCGGTTTAGAGTGACGGGGTTTCTAACCACAAACAATTTACGAACAATCGATTGGAGCCTTATGCCAAACGTTCGCGTTAAAGAAAACGAGCCATTTGAAGTTGCACTGCGTCGCTTCAAGCGCACTATTGAAAAAACTGGTCTGCTGACTGAACTGCGCTCACGCGAGTTCTACGAAAAGCCAACTGCTGAGCGCAAGCGCATGAAAGCAGCAGCTGTAAAGCGTCACTACAAGCGCCTGCGCAGCCAGATGTTGCCCAAGAAGATGTATTAATCAGTTGATGTAACTGTTTATGTCACTGAAAGCAAAAATTCTTGAAGACATCAAGCTGGCCATGAAGGCCCGTGAGCAAGAAAAGCTCACAACGCTTCGAATGCTTTCAGCGGCAATCAAGCAAAAAGAGGTCGACGAACGTGTCGAACTCGACGATGGGGCAGTTCTGGCCATCATCGAAAAGCAAATCAAGCAGCGCAATGAAGCCGCCATCCAGTTTTTGCAGGGTGGTCGGCCAGAGTCGGCCGAGTCTGAAAAGGCTGAAGCCGCTGTGCTCAGCGCCTATCTACCCGCTCAGCTGTCTGAGGCCGAAGTAGTGGCCGAAATCAAGGCCATTGTGGTGGCGGTGGGTGCTACAGGTCCTCAAGACATGGGCAAGGTCATGGGTGCAGTGAAAGCCAAACTGGCTGGCAAAGCAGACATGAGCAAGGTCTCAGGTTTGGTCAAGGCGGCATTGTCTAACTGAGCGTCTGGCTGGGTATTCAATTAAGCGTTCAGCTAGGTGTTCAATTCAGTTCGTCGAACACAGTGCGTGTATTTTCTCCCCTTGGGTTTGTTATTCTTGAAAACAGGTCATTGACCCGTCTTTCTCTGCACGTGAATTCACCCAAACTGCATGATTCCTCAAAGCTTTATTGATGATTTGCTGTATCGCCTGGACATCACCGATGTGGTGGGCCGGTACGTGCAACTCAAGGCTGCCGGTGCGAATTTGCAGGGCTTGTGTCCATTCCACAACGAAAAATCTCCGTCTTTCAGCGTTAGCCCGTCTAAACAGTTCTATCACTGCTTTGGCTGTGGTGCTCATGGCAACGCCGTTGGTTTTGTGATGGAACATCTGGGGCTGACTTTTCCTGAAGCGGTGGAAAACCTGGCTGGAAGCCTGGGTATTGATGTACCTCATGAAAAAGGCATGGATGTGCCTGCTGAAGTGCGTTCCGAGCGCGAGGAACTGGTTGAATTGCTGACACGCGCCGCGAACTATTACAAAGCGCAGCTCAAAAAAAGCCCGGTCGCCATCGACTACCTGAAAAATAGGGGCCTGACCGGTCAGGTGGCGGCTCGCTACGGCATGGGCTATGCCCCCGACGCCTATCAGAATCTGGAGGCCGTGGTTGACAACTACGCCAGCAACACCCAGTTGGACCTGGCGGGTTTGACCAAGATCAGCGACAGCAACCGCCGGTACGATGCATTTCGCGGGCGTATCATGTTCCCGATCCGCAATGCCAAAGGGCAGGTTATTGGCTTTGGTGGCCGGGTATTGGGCGACGAGAAGCCCAAATACCTGAACAGCCCGGAAACACCCGTGTTTTCAAAAGGCCATGAAGTGTACGGTTTGTTTGAAGCTCGTCAGGCCATACACAAGATGGGCTATGCCTTGGTGACCGAGGGTTACATGGACGTGGTGGCCCTTGCGCAGTGGGGGTTCGAGAATGCCGTGGCCACCTTGGGTACTGCTGTTACACCCGACCATGTGCAGAAACTGTTCAAGCAAACCGACCGGCTTGTATTTGCGTTTGATGGCGATGCTGCGGGCCAAAAGGCCGCCTGGCGGGCTTTGCAGGCCTGTCTGCCCCACGTCAGCGAAAACAAGCGCGCCGATTTCATTTTTCTGCCTGCCGAGCACGATCCCGATTCCTTCATTCGGACGGAAGGCCCCGATGGCTTTGATGCCATGGTGGCGCAGGCCGCGTCCCTTTCCGAGTTTTTGGCGCGATATCTGGAGCGAAACTACCCGCTTCAACAAATTGAAGGCAGTGCTGCGGCTATTTCATTTTTGAAACCCCTTATTGTACAAATGCAGCCCACGGTTTACAGGTCGTCGCTTTTGCGTGCTCTGGCCAATTTGCTGGGTGCGACCCCCATGGAATTGAGCCGGCATTTGGGGCTAAAAAGCCGCGATGGCGGTGGCGACTATTTTTCACCGAAAAACAAGGGGCAATTTCCGGGTGGTCAGCAAAACGGGCAGCAGGGCAAGTTTGGGGGAAAAAAGTTTGGGAAATACAAAGATGAACCGTTGCAAAACAATTGGGGGCCCAGGCCCGTCGCAAAGTCGCCACTGTTGAGCCTGGCTGCCCGGGTTATTCGTGCGCCGCACCTGGTGAATTTGTGCGATTCCCTGCTGGAATTGTATGAAAGAGAGAAAAACCCGGCTACAGAAGTACACAGTTTTGTGCATTTGCTTGAAAAAGTCAGAAATGACCCCAACTTACTCGAAGCCCGTCTACAACATGCTTTCAACGACGAAGTGCATCAGAATTGGGTCAACTCCGTGCTGAAAGAGGCACGCGGTCTGGATGATTCTCTCGATTTTGAAACCGAGTTGCGTTCCGGGATGTATCAATGCAGTGAGCTTTGGTTTAAAGCCGAACTGGAGCGCCTTACTGCCGAAATGCCCACCCAAGGGGAGCAACTTCGGTGGTATCACGAGTGCATGCAACGCTTCCAAGAATTGAAACAAAAGCGAGTTAATCAGTTATAATTAAAGGTTACGGTGCAGCTTTTGCATCTTTGTTGTGCGTTGTTGCGCACCCAGTGGCCGTTATTCAGTGGTTCAGGGAATGAATGTTCAAAATACTCAACATTTTTTCAAAAACACAGGAACAGAAAGCCGAATCCGGCCACAAAACCAAGTCTGCGAACTCACCCACCGTGATTTCCCAGCAAACCGATTCACACACACAGATTCCTGTTGGCCAAAAGCCGGAGAAGGAATCCTCCACTAGGGCATCCAAACGCAAGGGAGCGTCGTCAATGGTAGGGAAGAAGGTTTCTCCTCAACAGGCAACTGCAAAAGAAGCGAAAAATACGACCGTGGTAAAGAATACAGAATCCAAGAAAACAGCAGCTGCTGAAACGCCTGTGAGCAAGAATGCCGCTGCGCCCTCGATTGATGCGCCCAAGCGTGGTCGAAAGCCCAAAGTGGAAGATTCGGCAGTAGATACCCAGGTCGATCTTGACGCCGAGGAATCACAGCCGAAGAAGCGCGGGCGCAAACCCAAGGCCTTGGCTGAGGCTGCGCCTGTTGTTGCTGAGGCGCCCAAGGGTCGTGGCCGTCCACCGAAGTCTGCCGGCAAGCCCAAAGCCGAAGATGACGATGAAGACGACATGGACGCTGGCGCCGATGCATCGCTTGATTCTGATGATGTGCCTGAAGACGACGATTCAGACGCGAAAAAAGCGGATCTGGTGATTTTGCCCAAGCGCGGTCGTGGCTCCAAGGCCAAAGACAAGGCCTTGATCAATTCTGCCTATCTGTCGTCGGCCAACGCCACGGTTGAAGAACTTGAATTGCGCCGCACGCAGCTTAAAACCCTGATCAAGATGGGTAAAGAGCGCGGCTACCTGACTTTTGCCGAGATCAATGACCACTTGCCCGATGACGTCACCGACGGTGAAGTGATTGAAGCCATGGTCAGCACCTTCCATGACATGGGGATCACTGTTTACGAACAGGCCCCTGACGCTGAAGCGCTGCTGATGAACGACAATGCGCCTGTGGGTACTTCGGCTGAAGATGCCGAAGAGGAAGCAGAAGCCGCCTTGAGCAACGTGGACTCCGAGTTTGGCCGCACTACCGACCCTGTTCGCATGTACATGCGTGAAATGGGCACGGTCGAGTTGCTGACCCGTGAAGGCGAAATTGAGATTGCCAAGCGAATTGAAGCCGGCCTGAAAGACATGGTACAAGCCATTTCTGCCTGCCCCGCCATTGTTGAAGACGTGGTGGGTCTGGGTCAGCGAATTGCTGAAGGCACATCCACCGTGGATGAAGTGGTGGATGGCATTGTGGATGACTCCATCCCTGACGACATGGTCGTGGCTGCGGCACCTGAAGAAATCAGTGAAGACGAAGAGGGTGATGACGAGGAAGAAGGCAATGACGGTGGCACCACCTCCGGCATGTCGGCGCGTCAACTTGAAGACCTGAAGAAGAACTCACTGGCTGTATTTGCAGAAATTGAAAAGCAGTTTGCGAAGCTGAAAAAAGCGCGTGCAGACGGCGGCTATAACACTGCGGCGTATAAAAAGGCCAAGGAAGCGATTGCCGAGCAGTTCATGAAAATTCGCTTTACCGCCAAGCAGGTTGAGCGTTTGTGCAGTATTTTGCGTGAACAGGTCGACAGCGTACGCAAGATCGAGCGTGAGATTTATGACATCGCTGTGAACCGTGTGGGCGTACCCCGCGAGCAGTTCATCGACAAGTTCCGTGGCCATGAAGTGGATGCCGCTTGGGTTGGCGTGTTCAGCGCATCCAACGCAGCATGGGCTGAAACTTGGGCGCGTAATGTGCCAGCCATTAACGAATTGCAGCAAAAACTGGTTGCCATTCAGGACATGGTGTCATTGCCCTTGAACGATTTGCGCACCATCAACAAGCAAATGGTTTCCGGTGAGAACCGTGCCCGTTTGGCCAAGCGTGAAATGATTGAAGCCAACTTGCGTTTGGTGATTTCAATTGCGAAGAAGTACACCAACCGTGGTTTGCAGTTCCTGGACCTAATTCAGGAAGGCAACGTGGGCTTGATGAAAGCGGTGGACAAGTTTGAATACCGCCGTGGTTACAAGTTTTCAACTTATGCCACATGGTGGATTCGCCAGGCGATTACCCGTTCCATTGCAGACCAGGCGCGCACCATCCGTATTCCGGTGCACATGATCGAAACGATCAACAAGATGAACCGGATCAGCCGCCAGATTCTGCAGGAAACAGGCATTGAGCCCGATCCGGCCACTTTGGCCGAGCGCATGGAAATGCCGGAAGAGAAGATCCGCAAGATCCTGAAGATCGCGAAAGAACCGATTTCGATGGAAACACCGATTGGCGATGACGACGATTCACACTTGGGCGACTTCATTGAAGACAACCACACCCTGGCTCCTCAAGATGCAGCGCAGTACAGCAGCCTGCGTTTCGTGACCAAGGATGTGCTGGATTCACTGACCCCGCGCGAAGCCAAGGTATTGCGCATGCGTTTCGGTATTGAAATGAGCACTGACCACACGCTGGAAGAAGTGGGCAAGCAGTTTGATGTCACGCGTGAGCGGATTCGCCAGATTGAAGCCAAAGCGCTGCGCAAGCTGCGTCACCCCAGCCGTTCAGACAAGCTGAAGAGCTTCCTGGAAGGCGAGTAACTTGATTTGAAAGGTTACGTGGGCCTCTAGCTCATGCCTGGTTAGAGCAGCGGACTCATAATCCGTTGGTGCCGTGTTCGACTCACGGGAGGCCCACCACAATTGAAAAAGCCAACCTCTCGGGGTTGGCTTTTTTGTTGGGGAAGCGCTTTGCGCGCCAGTGGCGACTCACCAGGTTTTGAACACATCCAGCCCTTCTTCCGCATTGAATTCAACTTCTTCAAGCAGTTCGAAGGGTACAGCTGCCTTTACGAGCATGACGGAGCAAGGCGCATACATGGCCACCTTGATGGGTACGGTTCGCATCAGCCTTTGCAATTGCACACCGTGCGTCGCAGCCCCCATGATGATCAATGACACATTGTTGCCTTCGGCATAAGCCAGAATGGCCTCAGCCACATCGCTGCTTTCAAGCACATGGAAAGAAACATGGTGTGAGTCCAGTGACAAAGGCACAGCCCATTGTTTCAGCATGTTCAGGTAGCTTCGTTGCAACTCGCTTTCACTGCCGGAAGCGTCGCTACTCAGCAGGCTGTTTTTCAGAACAGTGACCACGGCAAGCCTGGCGCCTGGGCGAATTCCCATGCTGCGTTGCACTGATTCACGCAGGCTGAACAGGGTTGCATCGGTGACGCCTTTGTGGGGAATCGCGACCATGACAATCGGTATGGAGGCGATTTGCCGCTCTGGCAAAGGGCTGGCTTGGTAATGCATGCCTGCCGCACGAATCCAGCGTTTGAAGTGCACCCAGAACGAGGTGCGCACCATTTGCTTGCCGCGGCGTGTGATTCGAATTTGCGCGGGGTCTTGCAGATCAAAGGCCAGGTGTGCGGCGGAAGGGTAACGCCGTACGGCTTCAGGTTCAAGACAGCGCAGAATCACTTCCTGGAGCCATTCGGGAACCTGTTCATTACGTAGACGAGGCGGAACGGGGTCCATCCACAAACGCTGGCGCAGCCCACCGGTAGTGCTGGGTGAGCCAAATGGTAGGCGGCCTGTGGCCAGCTCATACAGCATGACACCGATCGCAAAAACATCGCTGCGGGGGTCTCCCCGAACACCTACAACCTGCTCCGGTGCAATCCAGGTGGGAGAGCCGACCGCCTTGCGCAATTCTTCTGCCATCAGGTCTGGAAAATGGGCGTGGAAACTCAAGCCAAAATCCAGCAGGACCACTTGGTCCAAATCTATCGAGCCATCGGATTTTTCCCGGAAGAGCACGTTGGCAGGCTTCAGGTCCAGATGGCAGGCATTCTGCTTGTGTAAGCTGTGAACTGCTTTGCCCAAAGCGGCCCCAATTCTGGCGATGGTGGCTGGGCTTGTACCTCCTGCTGCGTTCTCCGCAGTGTCGAGAACCTGCTCCAGGGTGTGGCCCGGAATGTATTCCATCACCAGGTAGGGAAGATTATCCAGGTCGCCAGAGGCAACAAAACGGGGAATGTGACGTCCGGAAACAGCGGGTAAAATCTGCCGTTCAATTTCGAAACCGATGATGTTTTCACCCCCGTCGCCTTCGCGCATCTTGGGCACTTTCATGATCATCGGAAAACCTGGATCTAGGCTTGCATGGCCTTTGTCCCGGTCGTACTCCACGCGGTAAATGGTGGCCATTCCCCCGCTGTGAACACAATCGCGGATAACAAATCCGTCGAGCGTCTGCCCGACAGTCAGCCTGGTCATCTGCCAAGTTCCAGGCGGGTCGCCATTTGTTCAGGCAGCCCTGCCTTGCGAATGGCTTGCGCGGCAGACTGGGCGTCGTAGGCCACGCGATAAAAACTCAGTGTTTGAAGTACATCGTCGTACATGGCATACATGGAGCGAACATCCCCGTCACGGGGTTGTCCCACAGATCCCACGGTGACAACCATTTGTCGGCGAAGGGGCGTGGGTATGGCCACGCCTGCGACCGGATCGAACCGCATCATGTTTCGGCTGGCACCTGGGTAATACAACACCTGATGGTGCACATGCCCCAAGAACACATGGCTGGCGCTGTGGTCACGGCACGCGGCATCCATACACAGCTTGGCTTTGTGTTCGCTGTCCACGTATTCCCATTTGGCGGGTTGATTGGCGCTGGCATGCACAAACAGGGCTTTGCCATGCAGCTTGGTCATCGGGCGGGTGGCAAGAAATTCACGTTGTTCCAGGGAAAGCCGGGCGTGTGTCCAGGCCGCGCTGCTGGATCCCATGTCGTTCAATGCGGGTGGCGGGTTCACTGCCATGTCATCGTGGTTGCCTTTGACTACCCAAGCGCCTTGTTCCCACAAGGCCATGACTTCGTCCACAACGCCGGCTGGATCTCCACCGTAACCCACTAGGTCACCCAAAATGACGAACTGCTGGGCTCCTGCTTTGCGGGCGTGCTCAGTGCAGGCCTTAAGCGCCTGCAAATTGCTGTGGACGTCGGACAACAACGCTATTTTCATGTCTCGCTCAATGTTCTGGTTTTGTTGTTTGAGTCCATGATAGCGCAGTTAGTCTTCATTTTGCTTACAGAAATGGGAGGCGCTTTCGGGATTGGCGGAGAGCTGGATCGGATACATTGAGTAGGCAAGTTTTGCTCTAAAGATGTACACCCCTGTCACAAATAACTTATTGCGGTAATATTTGACGCGCAATATACTCTTTCGAGGGCGCGCAAGCGAGTCCCCAACAACAATTGGCAGTGAGGGTAGTATGTTGAAAGTACAGAGGAAGACAGCAGTTCAAAAAAACAAGAATAATTTCAAGACAAAAATTTTATTGGGTGGCGTTTTGTCCGCCATCAGCATTGCGGCATTGGCGTCCAGTCACCGCGAGGCACCATCAATCACCACTACACCGAAAGCAGACGGCACAGACTTCTACATGTTTCGCAGTTACGAAGCGAACCGTTCAGATTTCATCACCTTGATTGCCAACTACCAGCCTTTGCAAGACGGCTACGGTGGCCCGAACTACTTCTCGATGGACCCGAATGCACTGTATGAGATTCACATCGACAATGATGGGGACGCACAGGAAGAAATTACATTCCAGTTCAACTTCAAGAACACCTTGCGTGACTTGAAACAAACGATTGGCGGTGCCGATGTCAGTATTCCCCTGATACAACAAGGCGGAGTTACCGGGCTGAACAGCGCCAACCTTAATTTGAACGAAAGCTACACCATGACGGTGGTTCGTGATGGACGCCGCAGTGGTAACCGCACTGTGGTTTCAAAAACTGGTGGTGGTTCTACACTGGAAAAGCCGGTGGACTACATTGGTGAAAAAACACTGGGCAATGCGGCGGCTTATCAGGCCTATTCGGATGCACATATTCACAACGTGACCATTCCAGGTTGCACAGGTGGTACCAATCAGGCCAAGGTAT
The nucleotide sequence above comes from Limnobacter thiooxidans. Encoded proteins:
- a CDS encoding metallophosphoesterase family protein → MKIALLSDVHSNLQALKACTEHARKAGAQQFVILGDLVGYGGDPAGVVDEVMALWEQGAWVVKGNHDDMAVNPPPALNDMGSSSAAWTHARLSLEQREFLATRPMTKLHGKALFVHASANQPAKWEYVDSEHKAKLCMDAACRDHSASHVFLGHVHHQVLYYPGASRNMMRFDPVAGVAIPTPLRRQMVVTVGSVGQPRDGDVRSMYAMYDDVLQTLSFYRVAYDAQSAAQAIRKAGLPEQMATRLELGR